The Halomonas binhaiensis nucleotide sequence TGCCAACATCCCCAGATATTAGACGTTGGTCTAATCCAGGGTAAGCGATATACTACAAACATCCCGTTGACCAGAGGGCCCATGACATGGGTGCCATCGCCCAACATATCGACACCGATCCTCGTATCGACCTGGCACGATTCGCCAATGCCCTCTATCGCCTTGGCGGCGTACTGGAGATGCTAACCGATATGCACTTTGGCCTGGATGCCAATACGGTGGGTGCCATGACACAGGATAGCCAGGGCAGCGCTCGTCTGCGGCGCTTGCTGAACAGCGGTACGGTTGCCTATAGCCCCAAGGGTCGCTTGATCCTCAGTCAGGAAGGTCGCGAGCTCGCTTTCGACATGTTCGGCGTCGGTGCCTGCGACTGAATTTCCTCTCACCATCCCGAACCCCGGCCTGCCATTTATCGAGGCCCGTTGCGGTGCAAAGCCTAACTCTGTGATGTGATTGTGAAAATGTTGAACATTCGCTAGCATCTTCGGGGTTGTCCTGCGGAGTCTTAGCGTGCCCCATCACCCTGTCAGCGTGTCAAAACGTCCCAGTATCGCCGAATATCTGGCTGAAGCCATTTTTTCGGGTCGCTATCAACCCAGTGACTTCGTCCCCAAGGAAGTGGATCTGGCCACACAGTTCTCCATCAATCGTTCCGCCGTACGCAGCGATCTGCGTCAGTTGGTGGATGCAGGTATCATTGAACGCATTTCCGGACATGGTTCCAAAGTGCGTGCCTTCGAGTCATGGAATATCCTGGATCCTCAGGTGACCGAGTGGATGACCCGGTATGCTGCACCCAATCCCGACATTCAACGAGAGATCCTCGCTTTCCGGCTTGATGTCGAGCCCTATGTCGCCATGACGGCAGCACGTCGTGCCACAGCACGGGACCTGGTCGCCATCGAAGAAGCCTTTGATGGCATGGCGCGGGAGATGCAGAACCAACTTGGCAACAAGCGTCTTCACAGCGACTACGATATCGCTTTCCACGTGGCGATCTTCAAGGCCACCCGCAATATCGTCTGGTCACAACTGTCACATATCCTGCGTCCAGCCATCTCGCTATTGATCGAAAGCTCCAATGAAAGCGCCACTGATCCCGAGGCCAGCCTTGAGCGTCATCGACAACTGATGGAGGCCATTCGGGCCAGGGCTCCGGAAGAAGCCTTTCGTGCGGCTCAGGCGGTACTGGCGGGTACTGCCGATGCCTTGGGCATACGCCCAGGCGATGCCATTCTGGGCAGTGCCTGGGCGCCTCCTCCTGCTCTGTAAGCCTGGGCCTGTAAAAGCGCATCTTTAAAATGGCAAGAATGGAGCACGATGCCTGAACGTAGCAGCGCATGTTGGCCAACTGCAGCGGCCAACTACTCTTCGCTCATGCACGCGTTCTACGGGTCTGCTTCCAGCGATCAAACATGACGGCCAGCAGCAGGATAGCCCCGCGCACCAGGTACTGGTAGAAGGTCGGTACATTGAGCAGGCCCATGGCATTCTGCACGCAGCCCATGATCAACACCCCGACCAGCACACCGGTGATGGAAGCGATGCCGCCGGACAGAGCGACGCCGCCAAGCACGCAGGCTGAAATGACGGCAAGTTCCAGACCCAATGCGGTATTGGGATCGCCCAACCCCATGCGGGATGTCAGCAACACCCCTGCAATACCAGCCACCACTCCCTGCAATCCAAATACGATGATCTTCAGGCGTCGAACATTGACGCCCGCCAGTGCAGCCGCTTCGGCGTTACCTCCTGTCGCAAGCACATTACGACCAAAAGCCGTCATGTTGAGTACGACACCAAAGATGATGAAACAGGCAATCATGGCCCAGACGGGCAATGTCAGGCCAAACAGTGAGGCACTGCCCAGGTCGAAGAAAGCCGGTACCGTAATCATCACGGCATCACCACCAGAGGTGATATAAGCCAACCCGCGCACAAACTCCATGGCAGCCAGAGTGGCAATCAGTGAATTGATGCCAAAGCGCGCCACGACGAAGCCATTGAAGGCCCCTACCGCTCCACCTGCGGCGATACCGCCCGCAACCCCGATCACGACACTGCCCGATGTGCTGGTGAGTATTGCAGCGACGACCCCGGTAAAGGCGACAATAGAGGCCACCGACAAATCAACCTCTCCCAGCGCCAGCACCAGCATCATGGTCGTCGCAATGGTGCCGATCAGCGTCACCGACAGAAACAGTCCCACCATATTGCGCCCGGTCAGGAAGTCCGGAATGAACACTGACAGGCCAATAAACAGCACGATGAAGATTGCAATCAATCCAGAAGTATCGATCAGTGTTCGTAATGGTTTGGTCAAGCCCTCACGGCCTGCAGCGTGCTCGTTCGGCGTGCTTGCACGCTCTTCTTCATTCTCCATCACGTGATGCGTCGTCATAACTTGTCACTCTTTTTTATTGTCACTCGGTTGGTCATGTGGCGCTGCGGTCTTGTGACGTTACTGCACGAAGCTCATGCAGGAAGCGCCAGGCCCAGCAAGCGCTCAGGGCTGGCTTCCGCGCGGGGCACGATCTCCATCAACTGACCATCGCGCATCACGCCAACTCGATCGCATATGGCACTGACCTCAGCCAGGTCACTGGAGATCACCACCACGCTCTTGCCCTGATCGGCCAAGTCATACAACAACGAGTAGATATCCCTGCGTGCACCGACATCGATTCCCCGGGTCGGCTCATCCATCACGAACAGCTCGATGTCCTCGGCAAGCCAACGGGCCAGGATTACCTTCTGCTGATTTCCTCCGGACAGTGTCGAGATACGCGTCCTTGGCCCGGGTGTCTTGATACTCAAGCGCTGTATGTAATCCAGGGTATTTTCCGTCTCCCGGCGTGGGTGACGCAGCCATCCCAGGCGCTTGAAAAAACGGCGACAGCTGATATTGAGGTTGTCGGAGACGCTGGCGCTCGGAAAGATGCCCTGGGATTTGCGGTCCTCTGGGCATAAGGCGATACCTGCCTGGATAGCCTGTCCGGGGGAGGAAAAACGACAGGCCTCTCCCTGGAAACTCACGACACCTGACGTTGGTGTTTCTACGCCACACACCAGGCGCATCAGCTCAGAACGGCCTGCTCCCACCAGGCCAAACAGCCCAAACAGCTCACCGCGATGAACATCGAAACTCACTGGGGCAGATAGACCGGGGCCCTCGAGCCCCGCGATATTCAGCAATACTTCCCCCACCTCTCGGGAGCGATAGCCGTACACATCATCGATATCGCGGCCGACCATCTCGCTGACCAGGGTGTCATGATCGAGCCCATCCATATGCTCATGAGTACGAATATGGCGACCATCACGAAATACCGTGACCGCATCGCACATCTCGAACACCTCTTCCATGCGGTGCGTCACATAGAGCACTACGCGCCCTTCATCCCGCAGGCGCTTGACGATACGCTTGAGCTGGCGAGTCTCTTGAACCGACAGGCTGCTGGTCGGTTCATCGAACGCGATGACCTTGGCATCCCGTAACAGCGCTCGCCCTATCTCGATCATCTGCTGCTGACCGATCGACAACTCTCTCACTTTGGTTGCAGGGCGTACGCCCAACTCGCCAAGCTCTTCAAGAATTTCCTGGGCCCGACGATACATGCGCCGACGATCAAGAAATCCACGCCTTTCAGGCAACTGGCCAAGCAACAGGTTTTCTGCCACGGAAAGATTGGGCGACAACGTCAATTCCTGATAGATGATGGCAATGCCCTTTGCCAACGCCTCCCGGGCATTGGCAAAGACATGTCGCTGCCCATCCAGCACGACCGCTCCTGCATTGACACGGTTGACACCACTCAGCACCTTGAGCAATGTCGACTTGCCTGCGCCGTTCTCCCCCATCAGGGCATGCACTTCTCCAGCCTTGGCCGAGAAGCTCACCCCATCCAGGGCACGCACACCAGGGAACTCCACCGTGACGCCATCGACCTGCAGGTAAGGGATATCGCTCGCCTCATCAGAGGATTCACAGACCGAGTTCATCGCGCACCTGCTCCCAATTGCTCCGTGTCATCAGGGTGCCTTGCGTTTCCACATTGGCAGAAGGTTCTACATCTTCCGTTACCCAGCGATAGAGACTATCGGCCGTCTCGCGACCATGAGAGGTGGAACTGACGGCCACCGTGGCATAAAAGCCAGTAGGACGTTCCCGGGAAAACTCGGCAAACGCCGCCCCTGACCCGTTGATGCCCACGCCAATGACATCATCCGCCGCCAGGCCATACTGTTCCGTGGCCCGAACGCCCCCCAGCACACTTTCCTCATTCAAGGCGTAGATGACCCAGTGCTCGAAATCCCCATTCTTGGAGATCACCGGAGAGGCAGCGGAAAAGGCACTGGAAGTATCGGTATTCTGTTGAGGAGCATCGAAGATATTGGCTTCAACAAAGCCTCTTTCCAGCAAGGCATCGCTAGCCCCGTCAGTACGTTCCTTGGCTGTCGGCAGCTCATAGTTGGTGATGCGCAGAGCCGCAACCTCAGCAGGGTCCCAGCCACGAGCTTCCATTTCATCAGCAATCGCATTGCCTACCTGCTGGCCGATCTTGTAGCCCGACATCCCTAGATGTGGAACCCCCTCCAATGGCGCGCCATCACCACCGACGAAGCGGTCGTCCACCGTAATGACCTTCATGCCATACTGATTGGCCCGGTGCATGATCGACTGCCCCAGGCGTACGTCCGGTGGACAGATGACAAACCCCTGGGCGCCCTGTGAGTTCAGGTTATCGATGGCACTGAGTACCTGTTGGCCATCTTCTCCTGCCAGACGTACCACCTTGAACCCTTTCTCTGCCCCGAGTGCAGTAGCCGCCTTCTGCTCATTGATGAACCATGCCTGCTCAGGCTTCTTGACGATGAAGCCAAGGATCACTTCATCATCCGCCGCCAACACATGGGCTGAAGTGGACAGCAGTACTGCAGAACCTAACATGGCAGATGCCAATAACGACCGTGGTTTCATCTCGTTCTCCTTCCTGGCATGAACGTTGTTGTGATAATTGTTGTGATGATTGTTGTTGTGCTGATTGTTGTGATGGCTTCAATCAAGCTGTTGTATCAGCTGGTGCATCAGTCGTTACCTGCCTGCCATAGGTAGGCAGGTAACGATGAGATAACTCACGCAGCCTAGGCCGCCTTTCAATAACCATCTAATGGCATAATTCTTCGTTATCGATACCCAAATGCATATCACTAACCTGCAAAGGACCACGCCACCCGGAGGTGGCGTGACGGCGGGCATGAATTGGCCAGACTAAAGTGGCAATACCGATAGCCGGAAGCTGAAACGTTCTGCTTGTTGCTGCTACTGCGGCACCGAAGAAAACACGTACCGAGTATGGCTAAGATAGGTCTCTTCAGGTGTCAGCAAGGTCGAAGGAAAGTCCGGCTGATTGGGCGAATCGGGATAATGCTGGGTTTCCAGGGCGAAGCCTGAGCGCTGCTGATAAGGCACGCCAGACTTTCCCGTCAGGCTGCCATCAAGGAAATTTCCCGAATAGAACTGTATGCCTGGCTCCGACGTATACACCTCCATGACTCTGCCACTGCGCGGAGCCTCTACCCGGGCAGCCAGTACCAGCTCCTCTGCAGCGGCCTCACCACGGTCGATCACGAAATTGTGATCATAGCCCTTGCCCCTCAGCAACTGCTGATCATCCTCATCAATACGGCTGCCGATTGCTACAGGGGTGCGAAAATCCAATGGTGAGTTGTCCAGTGAGCGGACATCTCCAAGAGGAATCAAGGCATCATCCACCGGCGTGAAACCACTGGCATTGATCATCAAGCGGTGTGCCAGTATGTCGCCACTCCCTTCTCCATCGAGATTGAAATAACTGTGCTGGGTGAGATTGACGGGGGTTGTCGCCGTGGTGGATGCCTCATAACGAATATCCAATGCATTATCATCGGTCAGGGTATAACGCACCTGTGCCCGCAGTGTCCCGGGATACCCCTGATCCCCATCGGGACTTTCAAGCGTCAGCAGCAGCCCGACAGCATGCTCCTCTTCGAATGCTTGTGCCTGCCATAACCGACGATCAAAACCTTGTGTGCCGCCATGCAGATGATTGTCACCATCATTGGCAGGCAGCCGATATGTCTTGCCATCAATACTGAAGCTCGCTCCCGCAATGCGGTTGCCATAACGGCCAATGAGAGCACCAAAATATGGATTGGCCCGCTGGTATGCTGGAGCCAGGTAGTCTTCCAGATGATCAAAGCCCAGCACGATGTCATCCAGATTTCCCTCATCATCGGGAACCTTGAGAGACACGATGGTGCCACCATATGGCGTGACAGCCATTTCCATGCCGTTGGCGTTGACCAGACGATAGAGTGAAACCTCGCGACCATCGTCGAGTTGTCCAAATGGAACAGAACTCACGGAAGGAGGGGATTTCTGCATTGACGCGTCCTCATCCTTGGTTATCGCCATCGTAGACGATATAGAGCCGGCAATAGCTAGCGCACAGACCATCACCGAACAGATCCTTGGCGGCATGTCGCAATTCTCCTGTGGGATATCCCCTTACCCTGGACACCCCGAGCCTTAACCGCTAATACTGCTCAAAGCCAATTTTGATACTCATTCGGTTATCACTGAACATGTCCCGCCATATGCCTCCACATCATCTCGCTCCAGACTGGTTCATCAATGTCCGACTAAAGTTACGTCATCTGGAACTGTTTACGGCCCTCGACGATCATCGCAACCTCCATCGGGCTGCTGCCAGCCTGGCCATCAGTCAGCCTGCCGCTTCAAAGCTGTTGGGCGACATCGAGGATCGGCTCGGACTCAAGCTGTTCGAGCGACACCCTCGCGGTCTGGAGCCCAACTGGTATGGGGAAGTCGTGATACGCCATGCCCGAGACATGCTGGCATCGCTGAAACAGACGGGAGATGAACTCAACGCCATACAGGCAGGCAATGCCGGCACAGTGGCGGTAGGTACCGTCATGGATCCTGCCGTCACCCTGCTGTCTCAGGCTCTTGAGGCTACC carries:
- the araH gene encoding L-arabinose ABC transporter permease AraH gives rise to the protein MENEEERASTPNEHAAGREGLTKPLRTLIDTSGLIAIFIVLFIGLSVFIPDFLTGRNMVGLFLSVTLIGTIATTMMLVLALGEVDLSVASIVAFTGVVAAILTSTSGSVVIGVAGGIAAGGAVGAFNGFVVARFGINSLIATLAAMEFVRGLAYITSGGDAVMITVPAFFDLGSASLFGLTLPVWAMIACFIIFGVVLNMTAFGRNVLATGGNAEAAALAGVNVRRLKIIVFGLQGVVAGIAGVLLTSRMGLGDPNTALGLELAVISACVLGGVALSGGIASITGVLVGVLIMGCVQNAMGLLNVPTFYQYLVRGAILLLAVMFDRWKQTRRTRA
- a CDS encoding FadR/GntR family transcriptional regulator produces the protein MPHHPVSVSKRPSIAEYLAEAIFSGRYQPSDFVPKEVDLATQFSINRSAVRSDLRQLVDAGIIERISGHGSKVRAFESWNILDPQVTEWMTRYAAPNPDIQREILAFRLDVEPYVAMTAARRATARDLVAIEEAFDGMAREMQNQLGNKRLHSDYDIAFHVAIFKATRNIVWSQLSHILRPAISLLIESSNESATDPEASLERHRQLMEAIRARAPEEAFRAAQAVLAGTADALGIRPGDAILGSAWAPPPAL
- a CDS encoding arabinose ABC transporter substrate-binding protein, producing MKPRSLLASAMLGSAVLLSTSAHVLAADDEVILGFIVKKPEQAWFINEQKAATALGAEKGFKVVRLAGEDGQQVLSAIDNLNSQGAQGFVICPPDVRLGQSIMHRANQYGMKVITVDDRFVGGDGAPLEGVPHLGMSGYKIGQQVGNAIADEMEARGWDPAEVAALRITNYELPTAKERTDGASDALLERGFVEANIFDAPQQNTDTSSAFSAASPVISKNGDFEHWVIYALNEESVLGGVRATEQYGLAADDVIGVGINGSGAAFAEFSRERPTGFYATVAVSSTSHGRETADSLYRWVTEDVEPSANVETQGTLMTRSNWEQVRDELGL
- a CDS encoding aldose epimerase family protein; amino-acid sequence: MQKSPPSVSSVPFGQLDDGREVSLYRLVNANGMEMAVTPYGGTIVSLKVPDDEGNLDDIVLGFDHLEDYLAPAYQRANPYFGALIGRYGNRIAGASFSIDGKTYRLPANDGDNHLHGGTQGFDRRLWQAQAFEEEHAVGLLLTLESPDGDQGYPGTLRAQVRYTLTDDNALDIRYEASTTATTPVNLTQHSYFNLDGEGSGDILAHRLMINASGFTPVDDALIPLGDVRSLDNSPLDFRTPVAIGSRIDEDDQQLLRGKGYDHNFVIDRGEAAAEELVLAARVEAPRSGRVMEVYTSEPGIQFYSGNFLDGSLTGKSGVPYQQRSGFALETQHYPDSPNQPDFPSTLLTPEETYLSHTRYVFSSVPQ
- the araG gene encoding L-arabinose ABC transporter ATP-binding protein AraG, which encodes MNSVCESSDEASDIPYLQVDGVTVEFPGVRALDGVSFSAKAGEVHALMGENGAGKSTLLKVLSGVNRVNAGAVVLDGQRHVFANAREALAKGIAIIYQELTLSPNLSVAENLLLGQLPERRGFLDRRRMYRRAQEILEELGELGVRPATKVRELSIGQQQMIEIGRALLRDAKVIAFDEPTSSLSVQETRQLKRIVKRLRDEGRVVLYVTHRMEEVFEMCDAVTVFRDGRHIRTHEHMDGLDHDTLVSEMVGRDIDDVYGYRSREVGEVLLNIAGLEGPGLSAPVSFDVHRGELFGLFGLVGAGRSELMRLVCGVETPTSGVVSFQGEACRFSSPGQAIQAGIALCPEDRKSQGIFPSASVSDNLNISCRRFFKRLGWLRHPRRETENTLDYIQRLSIKTPGPRTRISTLSGGNQQKVILARWLAEDIELFVMDEPTRGIDVGARRDIYSLLYDLADQGKSVVVISSDLAEVSAICDRVGVMRDGQLMEIVPRAEASPERLLGLALPA